From the genome of Acidobacteriota bacterium:
TCGTGGCGGCGGGACCCCTCTGCTCACCGGCCCTGGCCGAAGCCATCGCCCGCTTCACCGGGGAACAGCAGCTCGCCTTTTTCGATGCGATCAGTCCGATCGTCGAGGGAGAGTCCATCGACACCTCCATCGCCTTCCGCGCCTCCCGCTACGGTAAGGGTGGTGGTGATGACTACCTGAACTGCCCGATGAACCGGGAGGAGTACGAAGCGTTTCACGCGGCGCTGCTGGCCGCCGACCCCGCGCCGCTGCACGACTTCGACCGCAAACTGCTTTTCGAGGGCTGCCTGCCGGTGGAAGAACTGGCGGCCAGGGGGCGGGACACCCTGCGCTTCGGCCCGCTCAAGCCCGTCGGCCTGGTGGACCCCCGCACAGGGCACCGGCCCTGGGCCACCGTGCAATTGCGCCAGGACAATCTCGCCGCTTCCCACTGGAGCATGGTCGGATTCCAGAATCGCCTGAAGTGGAGCGAACAGAAGCGGGTGTTCCGCATGATTCCCGGCCTGGGCCAGGCCCGCTTCGTCAAGCTGGGCATGATGCATCGCAACACCTACATCAACGCCCCGCGCATCCTGCGGGAGACCTTCCAGGCCAAGGAGCGGGGCGATCTCTTCTTCGCCGGCCAGATTTCTGGCGTCGAAGGCTACACCGAGTCCACCGCCTCGGGGCTGGTGGCGGGCGTCGGCGCGGTGGCCCTGCTACGGGGTCTCGAGGCACCGGTCTTTCCAGCGGAAACCGCTCTGGGCTCGCTCCAGCGCTACATCGCCCACGCCGAGGGAACACGGTACCAGCCGACGAACATCTCTTTCGGCCTGCTCCCCCCCCTGGCCCAGGGCCCCCGGCGGCGGCGCGAAAGAAAAAGAATGATCTCGGAACGGGCCTTGCGCGCCCTTTCTGACTATCTTTGTCAATGCCCACTCTTTGAAGGCCCGCAGCATCCCCCGGAATCCGCGGCGGATGGGGGAGCCTTGCGACCAGGAGGTGAGCCGGCATGACCCGTGAGCCCGATGCCCCTGCCCGCCGGAGGGCCGACGCCTACTTCACCGCATCTTTCGCCGTCGCCCGGCGGCTGGCGGAGGGACGCGGAGAAGAGGCGGTGGCCATCCTTCGCAAGGAGCTCGAACGCACGCGGGAGCGCGGTGACGACATCACCGGCCGGCGTTTTCTCCTCTCCCAGATCGCCCTCTGCCATGCCCGGATGAACGAGCCGGAAAAGGCCGCCGAGGTACTCGGCGAAATCGAAAGTGACTTCCCGCCGGAACCCGAAACCGCCCTGATGCTGGCCGAGGGCTACCTGCTGCTGGCCGGCAACGCGGGGCGGGCCTCCCATCACGCCGCCCTCGCCCTGCAGTGGTGCCAGGAACGGGACGAGGGGTCTCCGGTTTTCTACTCCCGGGCCCACGCCCTGCTGGCCCGCGCGATGCTCGCCGACGGAGACCGGCTCGGGGCCTTCGGCGCCTGGCAATCCTGCGAACTGCCCGACTGGCGGGTGGCCATGGACCTGCTCGAGGCGGGCCACGACCCGGCCCAGGTCCGGGGTGTGCTGGCCGAGTCTCTCGAACGTCACGAACGCCACGAGCGGGAAGCCGGAGCGGAAGCCGTCGCCACCTCCGACAGGATTCGCCGACTGATTGCGTGGATCGACGCCGGCCGGCCCGCGGGCGAACCGCGCTCGGTCTGAAGCGGACCCGCCGGACTTCGCCTTCCCGGGAGCGGTTGCCGCCCGCAGTGGGGATTGTTAGGGTCGCCTTCCACGGCGCTCCTATCCCGAGAAGGAACCTTCCCCGATGAATGACAACGAGACGGCCCTCC
Proteins encoded in this window:
- the trmFO gene encoding methylenetetrahydrofolate--tRNA-(uracil(54)-C(5))-methyltransferase (FADH(2)-oxidizing) TrmFO, which produces MRSPGRVTIIGGGLAGSEAAWQCACRGVPVRLYEMRPTRPTAVHRSGDLAELVCSNSFKSLETVSSHGLLKAELRAAGSLVIDCAMAARLPAGAALAVDREAFARRVTERLEQHPLVEIRREEITGLPPEGPLIVAAGPLCSPALAEAIARFTGEQQLAFFDAISPIVEGESIDTSIAFRASRYGKGGGDDYLNCPMNREEYEAFHAALLAADPAPLHDFDRKLLFEGCLPVEELAARGRDTLRFGPLKPVGLVDPRTGHRPWATVQLRQDNLAASHWSMVGFQNRLKWSEQKRVFRMIPGLGQARFVKLGMMHRNTYINAPRILRETFQAKERGDLFFAGQISGVEGYTESTASGLVAGVGAVALLRGLEAPVFPAETALGSLQRYIAHAEGTRYQPTNISFGLLPPLAQGPRRRRERKRMISERALRALSDYLCQCPLFEGPQHPPESAADGGALRPGGEPA